Proteins encoded within one genomic window of Felis catus isolate Fca126 chromosome C1, F.catus_Fca126_mat1.0, whole genome shotgun sequence:
- the GUCA2A gene encoding guanylin isoform X1: protein MNTFLLSALCLLGTWAVLAGGVTVQDGEFSFSLESVKKLKDLRELQEPSIRNRRKSGGPVVPIACSHQKFPEELKPLCKEPNAQEILRRLGPPGWSEGGKVFLPSRAGQRVLGSPGSGAWACLLHSPGWSFPADSVDSIN from the exons ATGAATACCTTCCTGCTCTCTGCACTGTGCCTCCTCGGGACCTGGGCAGTCCTGGCAGGGGGAGTCACCGTACAG GATGGagagttctctttttctctggagtCAGTGAAGAAGCTCAAAGACCTTCGGGAGCTCCAGGAGCCCAGCATTCGGAACCGTAGGAAGAGTGGTGGGCCCGTGGTTCCCATAGCCTGCAGCCACCAGAAGTTTCCCGAAGAACTCAAGCCTCTCTGCAAGGAGCCCAATGCCCAGGAGATCCTCCGGAGGTTGG GGCCGCCAGGGTGGAGTGAGGGAGGAAAGGTCTTCCTTCCATCTAGAGCTGGCCAGAGGGTCCTGGGGAGCCCAGGAAG CGGGGCCTGGGCATGCCTCTTACACTCTCCGGGCTGGAGTTTCCCTGCTGACTCTGTGGACAGCATCAACTGA
- the GUCA2A gene encoding guanylin isoform X2 — MNTFLLSALCLLGTWAVLAGGVTVQDGEFSFSLESVKKLKDLRELQEPSIRNRRKSGGPVVPIACSHQKFPEELKPLCKEPNAQEILRRLEAIAEDPDSCEICAFAACAGC; from the exons ATGAATACCTTCCTGCTCTCTGCACTGTGCCTCCTCGGGACCTGGGCAGTCCTGGCAGGGGGAGTCACCGTACAG GATGGagagttctctttttctctggagtCAGTGAAGAAGCTCAAAGACCTTCGGGAGCTCCAGGAGCCCAGCATTCGGAACCGTAGGAAGAGTGGTGGGCCCGTGGTTCCCATAGCCTGCAGCCACCAGAAGTTTCCCGAAGAACTCAAGCCTCTCTGCAAGGAGCCCAATGCCCAGGAGATCCTCCGGAGGTTGG AGGCCATCGCCGAGGACCCGGACTCGTGCGAGATCTGTGCCTTCGCTGCCTGTGCTGGATGCTAG